The following proteins are co-located in the Argopecten irradians isolate NY chromosome 9, Ai_NY, whole genome shotgun sequence genome:
- the LOC138331956 gene encoding uncharacterized protein, translating to MSEREREREARKIEADRKHDLELIQKRTEAAEKELEIQLALAKEKEELAVKEHQRQVEILELKGKQDVKPKVSGSDLRGPKLPAFEEGKDNIDSYLQRFERFATTQGWDREGQWASNLSVLLKGRALDVFSRLPVDQSLDYSVLKDALLKRFETTEQGFRKKFKTGRPEAGETFVQFAVRLDSYFLRWLEMANSPKTFEGVKDLIIRDQFIQACGNELTLFLKERIPATITEMAKLADQFADARGNTANLLKFRPDGHKKQFNGVNGKSGDSQVIKQSSTEYSSRSKQSGSGKHCFICNKTDHLSYNCPKKSKKGQVQCISARGKKVIVKPTGDCDMEKVGKEVKPEASGTNILSTSCERQVSCGMPVIKGRIGNHSVMVLRDTGCSGAVIRRSLVADEDLTGETQTCVVANGDKVVVPIAKVFVDSPYFVGSLCAWCMDNPVYDVILGNIPGVRHANGPDKDWKPKEVVQAVQTRAQVKRDGQQYRPLKVPKVMQDIGSPDEIKETQMTDGSLAKYWHFAKEGSVKDRTDGGSSRFYVGRGLLYREFHSPGVEGGRVFKQLVIPEKLRSTVVRLAHDTMMAGHLGAKKTMDRIRTEFFWPGMASDVTRFCRSCDVCQRTIPKGRISKVPLGQMPLIDTPFQRVAIDLVGPLQPVTDRGNRYILTIVDYATRYPEAVALKGIETERVAEALVDVYSRVGIPREVLTDCGTQFTSELMREVSRLLSIRQLSTTPYHPMCNGLVERFNGTLKAMLRKMCVERPRDWDKYLNALLFAYREVPQESLGYSPFELLYGRTVRGPMMILRELWTKEVPDPDTKTTYQYVVDLKDRLEETCKLAQEQLRSARSRQAKYYNRKAKARDMKPGDKVLVLLPTKRNKLLMQWRGPYMIEEKRGSMDYRVNVEGKKKTLHANLLKLYVERRCQVMVGQDFGVLSVVCNAMVTDEDESEDDDFPPGNIITIPPPTRTESIDDVAVSELLTSDQTTDIRNILAEFEDVLTDVPGKTNLGKHDIKTTTCEPVRVKSHSIPYSMKNTIKEELDKMLRMGVIEPSESPYAAPVVIVRKKDGTNRFCIDFRQLNRVTIFDAEPMPNADDIFARLSGHKYFSRLDLSKGYWQVPMSKSAQEKTAFTTPFGLFQFSVMPFGLVNAPATFCRIMRKLLRGMDGIESFIDDILIYSRNWNDHMRVLRDLFTRLRKANLTARPSKCALGYGSLECLGHIVGDQRLLPNSDKVKAILSVPRPETKKQVRSFLGMAGYYRKFIPDFAAISVPLTDLTRKGQPHKIVWGEAQVTAFETLKKVLSSSPILKLPSLEEEFILQTDASDYGIGAVLLQEEAGDRLPVAYASRKLKGAETAYAVVEKECLAVVWGVLKFQRYLYGRHFVLETDHQPLLYLNKLKGTNSRLMRWALVLQPYRFTIRAIRGSENVGADCLSRL from the coding sequence ATGAGCGAGCGAGAACGCGAGCGGGAGGCTCGGAAGATAGAGGCTGACAGGAAGCATGATCTGGAGCTGATCCAAAAGAGGACTGAAGCAGCTGAGAAGGAACTAGAGATTCAGTTGGCACTTGCCAAGGAGAAGGAGGAATTGGCTGTTAAAGAACATCAACGACAGGTAGAAATCTTGGAGCTTAAGGGTAAGCAGGATGTTAAACCGAAAGTTAGTGGTAGTGACTTACGGGGTCCTAAATTACCAGCGTTTGAGGAGGGCAAAGACAACATTGATTCATATTTGCAGAGATTTGAACGATTTGCTACTACCCAAGGATGGGATAGGGAAGGTCAGTGGGCATCAAATTTGAGTGTATTGCTTAAAGGAAGGGCATTGGATGTGTTTAGCCGACTACCAGTAGATCAGAGTCTGGATTATTCCGTATTGAAGGATGCTTTGTTAAAAAGATTTGAGACAACTGAGCAAGGATTTAGGAAGAAGTTTAAGACGGGCCGACCAGAAGCTGGAGAGACTTTTGTGCAGTTTGCCGTAAGGTTAGATAGTTATTTCTTGAGATGGTTGGAGATGGCGAATTCACCGAAAACGTTTGAGGGTGTAAAAGACTTGATCATTCGGGACCAGTTTATCCAAGCTTGTGGCAACGAACTGACATTGTTCCTAAAGGAGCGTATTCCAGCAACGATTACCGAGATGGCTAAATTGGCGGATCAGTTCGCAGATGCTAGAGGGAATACGGCAAATCTACTAAAGTTTCGTCCTGATGGACATAAGAAGCAGTTCAATGGGGTAAATGGTAAGTCCGGAGACAGCCAAGTTATTAAGCAGTCATCGACCGAGTACAGTTCTAGGTCCAAACAGTCAGGATCAGGGAAGCATTGctttatatgtaataaaactGACCACTTGTCGTACAACTGTCCTAAGAAGTCGAAGAAAGGCCAGGTTCAGTGTATTTCGGCCAGAGGTAAAAAGGTTATTGTCAAGCCTACTGGAGATTGTGATATGGAGAAGGTAGGGAAGGAAGTGAAACCAGAGGCATCAGGGACGAATATATTGTCAACATCATGTGAACGTCAGGTAAGCTGTGGTATGCCGGTGATAAAGGGACGGATTGGGAATCACTCTGTGATGGTGCTTAGGGACACTGGATGTTCAGGAGCAGTTATTCGTAGAAGTCTGGTGGCTGATGAGGATTTGACAGGTGAGACACAGACCTGTGTCGTGGCGAATGGTGATAAAGTGGTGGTGCCCATTGCAAAGGTGTTTGTAGACTCGCCATACTTTGTCGGAAGTTTATGTGCTTGGTGTATGGATAATCCCGTGTATGATGTAATACTGGggaatattccaggggttagaCATGCTAATGGACCAGATAAGGACTGGAAACCAAAAGAAGTCGTACAAGCTGTACAGACAAGAGCGCAAGTGAAGAGAGATGGTCAGCAATATCGTCCTTTGAAGGTGCCAAAAGTGATGCAGGATATCGGAAGCCCAGATGAGATTAAAGAGACACAGATGACTGATGGGTCGCTTGCGAAGTACTGGCATTTCGCAAAGGAAGGTAGTGTCAAGGACAGAACAGATGGTGGGTCGTCTAGATTTTATGTAGGACGAGGGTTGCTTTACAGAGAGTTTCATAGTCCAGGTGTTGAAGGAGGACGGGTTTTCAAGCAGTTGGTGATACCTGAGAAGTTGCGGTCTACAGTTGTGAGACTCGCTCATGATACCATGATGGCTGGACATTTGGGAGCTAAGAAGACTATGGATAGGATCCGCACAGAGTTCTTTTGGCCGGGTATGGCATCAGACGTTACTAGGTTCTGTAGGTCCTGTGATGTGTGCCAGAGGACTATTCCCAAAGGTAGGATTAGCAAGGTACCTCTTGGACAAATGCCACTTATAGATACCCCATTCCAGCGTGTTGCCATAGACTTGGTGGGACCATTACAACCGGTTACTGATCGAGGAAATCGCTATATACTTACTATAGTAGATTATGCTACCCGGTACCCGGAAGCCGTCGCTTTAAAGGGAATCGAGACTGAGCGTGTGGCTGAGGCCCTGGTAGATGTTTATAGTCGTGTTGGAATTCCACGTGAAGTACTGACAGATTGTGGAACTCAGTTTACCTCGGAACTGATGCGAGAGGTCAGCAGATTATTGTCAATACGCCAGTTATCGACAACTCCTTACCACCCTATGTGCAACGGCTTAGTAGAGCGATTCAATGGGACACTTAAAGCGATGTTACGTAAGATGTGCGTTGAACGTCCGCGAGACTGGGACAAGTACCTTAATGCGCTTTTATTCGCCTATCGTGAAGTACCCCAAGAAAGCCTTGGTTATTCGCCTTTTGAGTTGCTCTACGGGAGAACGGTCAGAGGACCGATGATGATTCTCCGGGAACTTTGGACGAAGGAAGTTCCAGACCCAGATACAAAGACCACATACCAGTACGTGGTGGACCTAAAGGATAGGTTAGAAGAGACTTGTAAGTTGGCACAAGAGCAACTTCGATCAGCAAGGTCACGCCAAGCAAAGTACTACAACAGGAAAGCAAAAGCTCGTGACATGAAACCTGGAGACAAGGTATTAGTACTTCTACCGACCAAAAGGAACAAACTCTTGATGCAGTGGAGAGGACCATACATGATTGAGGAAAAGAGGGGTTCAATGGATTACAGGGTGAATGTTGAAGGGAAGAAGAAGACGTTACACGCCAACCTTTTGAAGTTGTATGTTGAGCGGAGATGTCAGGTGATGGTGGGACAAGATTTTGGAGTACTGTCAGTGGTATGTAATGCCATGGTAACAGACGAGGACGAAAGTGAAGATGATGATTTTCCTCCTGGGAATATCATCACTATTCCGCCACCGACGAGAACAGAGTCGATAGATGACGTCGCAGTATCAGAGTTACTGACCTCAGATCAGACAACGGATATCAGGAATATTTTAGCGGAATTTGAAGATGTACTCACTGATGTTCCAGGAAAGACAAACCTAGGGAAACATGACATAAAGACAACAACATGTGAACCTGTCAGAGTGAAGAGTCATAGTATTCCATACAGTATGAAGAACACAATTAAAGAAGAACTAGATAAGATGTTACGAATGGGTGTCATCGAGCCGTCAGAGTCTCCATACGCGGCGCCTGTGGTGATTGTACGGAAAAAAGACGGAACCAACCGTTTCTGTATCGATTTCCGCCAACTCAACCGCGTCACCATTTTTGACGCAGAGCCGATGCCTAATGCAGATGATATTTTCGCAAGGCTCTCTGGACACAAATACTTTTCACGTCTAGATTTAAGCAAAGGCTACTGGCAGGTGCCGATGTCAAAGTCCGCACAGGAGAAAACAGCTTTCACTACGCCATTCGGACTATTCCAATTTTCAGTGATGCCGTTTGGACTTGTAAATGCTCCGGCAACATTTTGTCGCATCATGAGGAAACTCCTGCGAGGTATGGACGGCATTGAAAGTTTCATTGATGATATTCTCATCTACTCTAGGAACTGGAACGACCATATGCGTGTTTTGAGGGATTTGTTCACTCGTCTACGGAAAGCTAATCTCACAGCAAGACCTTCTAAATGTGCCTTGGGTTATGGAAGTCTGGAATGCCTAGGCCACATTGTGGGAGACCAGCGTCTTTTACCTAACTCAGACAAGGTGAAGGCTATACTTAGCGTTCCGCGACCTGAGACGAAGAAGCAGGTGCGTTCGTTCTTAGGGATGGCTGGATATTATCGGAAATTTATACCGGATTTCGCAGCGATATCCGTACCGTTGACCGACCTGACAAGGAAAGGCCAACCACACAAGATTGTTTGGGGCGAAGCACAAGTGACAGCGTTCGAGACGCTGAAGAAAGTTTTATCTTCAAGTCCTATTCTGAAGTTGCCAAGTTTGGAAGAGGAATTTATCCTACAGACTGATGCTTCTGATTATGGCATTGGGGCAGTGCTTCTTCAGGAAGAGGCTGGAGATCGTCTTCCAGTTGCTTACGCCAGTCGGAAACTCAAAGGGGCAGAGACTGCCTACGCAGTAGTGGAAAAGGAGTGCTTAGCTGTTGTTTGGGGAGTGCTGAAGTTCCAAAGATATCTCTATGGACGACATTTTGTTCTTGAGACTGACCACCAGCCACTCCTGTATCTCAACAAACTGAAGGGAACCAATTCTCGTCTCATGAGGTGGGCGTTGGTGTTACAACCATACAGGTTCACCATCAGAGCGATCCGAGGAAGTGAAAACGTTGGGGCCGATTGTTTGAGTAGACTGTAA